The following proteins come from a genomic window of Meles meles chromosome 1, mMelMel3.1 paternal haplotype, whole genome shotgun sequence:
- the GJA5 gene encoding gap junction alpha-5 protein gives MGDWSFLGEFLEEVHKHSTVIGKVWLTVLFIFRMLVLGTAAESSWGDEQADFQCDTMQPGCGNVCYDQAFPISHIRYWVLQIIFVSTPSLVYMGHAMHTVRMQEKRKLREAERAKEVRGTGSYEYPVAEKAELSCWEEVNGRIVLQGTLLNTYVCSILIRTTMEVAFIVGQYLLYGIFLDTLHVCRRSPCPHPVNCYVSRPTEKNVFIVFMLAVAALSLFLSLAELYHLGWKKIRQRFVRSRQGTAECQLPGPSAGMVQNCTPPPDFNQCLENGPGGKFFNPFSNKMASQQNTENLVTEQVQGQEAIPGEGFIHIHYGQKPEVPNGASPGHHLPHGYPSDKRRLSKASSKARSDDLSV, from the coding sequence ATGGGTGACTGGAGCTTCCTGGGAGAGTTCCTGGAGGAAGTACACAAGCACTCTACAGTGATCGGCAAGGTCTGGCTCACCGTCCTCTTCATATTCCGCATGCTGGTGCTGGGCACGGCTGCCGAGTCATCCTGGGGGGATGAGCAGGCCGACTTCCAATGTGATACCATGCAGCCCGGCTGCGGGAACGTCTGCTACGACCAAGCCTTCCCCATCTCGCATATCCGCTACTGGGTGCTACAGATCATCTTCGTGTCCACGCCGTCGCTGGTGTACATGGGCCACGCCATGCACACGGTGCGCATGCAGGAGAAGCGGAAGCTGAGGGAGGCTGAGAGGGCCAAAGAGGTCCGGGGCACTGGCTCTTATGAGTACCCAGTGGCTGAGAAGGCAGAGCTGTCCTGCTGGGAGGAAGTGAACGGGAGGATTGTCCTTCAGGGCACTCTGCTCAACACCTATGTCTGCAGCATCCTGATTCGCACGACCATGGAGGTGGCCTTCATCGTGGGTCAGTACCTCCTCTATGGGATCTTCCTGGACACCCTGCATGTCTGCCGCAGGAGTCCCTGTCCCCACCCAGTCAACTGTTACGTATCCCGGCCCACAGAGAAGAATGTCTTCATCGTTTTTATGCTGGCTGTGGCggctctgtccctcttcctcagcctggCTGAGCTCTACCACCTGGGCTGGAAGAAGATCAGACAGCGCTTTGTCAGATCTCGGCAGGGCACAGCCGAATGTCAGCTTCCTGGCCCCTCTGCTGGCATGGTCCAGAACTGCACACCACCCCCTGACTTCAATCAGTGCCTGGAGAACGGCCCTGGGGGCAAATTCTTCAATCCCTTCAGTAACAAGATGGCTTCCCAGCAGAACACCGAGAACCTGGTCACTGAGCAAGTGCAAGGCCAGGAGGCGATTCCTGGGGAGGGCTTCATTCACATCCATTATGGCCAGAAGCCCGAGGTACCCAATGGGGCCTCCCCGGGTCACCACCTTCCCCATGGCTATCCAAGTGACAAGCGCCGTCTCAGCAAGGCCAGCAGCAAGGCCAGGTCAGATGACCTATCAGTGTGA